A window from Patescibacteria group bacterium encodes these proteins:
- a CDS encoding glycosyltransferase — translation MKEKVAYLFNKKVLSGATLLVASFMFANVLNFLFNAFLGRELSAEDFGLITVLNTIVYLTSLFIGGVGTTVNHRTAYISGRQNPSAGVAFLYRVRQYGFLITIALSLLWVALLPSIAHFFQIDRLDLLFYFTPIITLGVLVSANRGFLQGNFKFIALAFIVALEAASKLLFAILFVYAGAYAWVALSIPLSTAVAFLLSSILARKYIHVFTAEKEEETNIPFHFPGRFYVAAVFTGLATAGFLSVDIIFAKHYLTPIVAGEYALLSLVGKMIFFFGSLLTPFIITFVSRAEGEGKDPNTTFYALFAGILLLVGGAFVALGPLGDFFVPLLFGAKAEPILPYLVKYSLGIMLFTLGNAIVIYHLARKHYIFPVLAFCTAIVLSVGIIWSHDSIGAITHVLLLVSSVNLMVILILHAFQRNEKFFLANMVDLLNVLYPLHSLHTASSVGKKILIFNWRDTKHVFAGGAELYVHELAKRWVKNGNSVTVFAGNDRKNTRYDLVDGVHIVRRGGFYTVYAWAFIYYLIQFRGKFDVIIDAQNGIPFFTPLYAKEPVYALLHHVHQDVFYKYLPLPLAFFAASLEKYLMPFVYRNTRFITVSESSRQDMIRLGITKASIQVVNPGVDLDSLTPGEKSSTPVIFSIGRLKAYKSIDVLVRAFKKVIIAVPTAQLVIAGDGEEKETLRALAEELGLKLKVKFLGKISEREKLAWFQKAWVFVNPSMMEGWGITTIEANACGVPVVASDIPGLRDSVQNPHTGFLVPYGDTEAFARKIVLLCTDNTTREKMGSAGLAWAQNFGWNSATEKFLKILI, via the coding sequence ATGAAAGAAAAAGTGGCATACCTGTTTAATAAGAAAGTACTTTCGGGGGCAACGCTCCTCGTCGCTTCTTTCATGTTTGCCAACGTGCTCAATTTTCTCTTCAACGCGTTTTTGGGAAGGGAACTCTCCGCGGAAGATTTTGGCCTGATAACCGTTTTGAACACTATTGTCTACCTCACAAGTCTTTTTATCGGCGGTGTGGGGACGACCGTTAACCACCGTACGGCTTATATTTCTGGACGCCAAAACCCTTCGGCAGGTGTCGCGTTTCTCTACCGCGTCCGGCAATACGGTTTTCTCATCACCATCGCGCTCTCGCTCTTGTGGGTCGCTCTCCTGCCTTCCATCGCGCATTTCTTTCAGATTGACCGTTTGGACCTTCTCTTTTATTTCACGCCGATCATTACCTTGGGCGTCTTAGTGTCAGCCAATAGGGGGTTCTTGCAGGGTAATTTCAAATTTATCGCGCTTGCGTTCATTGTGGCGTTGGAAGCGGCAAGCAAACTGCTCTTTGCCATATTGTTTGTGTATGCCGGAGCGTACGCGTGGGTGGCGCTCTCCATACCGCTTTCCACCGCGGTCGCGTTCCTCCTCTCTTCCATCTTAGCGCGTAAATATATCCATGTATTCACCGCAGAAAAAGAAGAAGAGACGAACATCCCCTTTCACTTTCCCGGCCGATTTTACGTCGCGGCGGTGTTCACCGGTTTGGCAACAGCGGGGTTTTTGAGCGTTGACATCATATTCGCGAAGCATTATCTGACCCCTATTGTCGCGGGAGAGTACGCTTTGCTATCTCTCGTCGGCAAGATGATATTTTTCTTTGGTTCTCTTTTGACTCCTTTTATTATTACCTTTGTGAGTCGTGCCGAAGGGGAAGGAAAAGACCCCAACACGACCTTCTACGCGCTTTTTGCCGGTATTCTCCTCTTAGTCGGAGGCGCCTTTGTCGCGCTCGGCCCCTTGGGTGACTTTTTTGTTCCACTGCTTTTTGGTGCCAAAGCAGAACCGATCCTTCCATACCTTGTTAAGTATTCACTCGGCATCATGCTCTTCACTCTCGGGAATGCCATTGTGATATACCATTTGGCGCGCAAACATTATATTTTTCCGGTGTTGGCGTTTTGTACGGCAATCGTTTTGTCCGTCGGCATCATATGGTCGCACGACTCCATCGGCGCCATTACCCACGTACTGCTTTTGGTAAGCAGTGTGAATTTGATGGTCATATTGATCCTTCACGCGTTCCAGAGAAATGAAAAATTCTTCCTCGCAAACATGGTAGACCTTTTGAATGTATTGTATCCGCTCCACTCACTCCACACCGCATCCAGCGTCGGTAAAAAGATATTGATATTCAACTGGCGCGACACCAAACACGTATTTGCCGGAGGAGCAGAGCTCTATGTGCATGAGCTTGCGAAACGATGGGTGAAAAACGGAAACAGCGTCACTGTCTTTGCCGGCAACGACAGAAAAAATACCCGATACGACCTCGTGGACGGCGTGCATATCGTCAGGAGAGGCGGGTTCTACACAGTCTATGCCTGGGCGTTTATCTACTATCTGATACAGTTCAGAGGAAAGTTTGATGTGATCATTGACGCGCAAAACGGTATTCCATTTTTCACGCCACTGTACGCGAAAGAGCCCGTGTATGCACTCCTTCACCATGTACACCAAGATGTTTTCTATAAATATCTTCCCTTGCCGCTCGCATTTTTCGCCGCTTCTCTTGAAAAATATCTCATGCCATTCGTGTATAGAAATACGCGCTTTATCACCGTATCAGAATCATCACGACAAGACATGATTCGACTCGGTATCACCAAAGCAAGCATTCAAGTGGTAAATCCCGGCGTTGATCTGGATAGTCTTACACCCGGAGAAAAAAGTTCTACGCCCGTTATTTTCTCAATTGGACGGCTGAAGGCGTATAAATCCATTGACGTGCTGGTAAGGGCGTTCAAAAAAGTGATCATTGCAGTGCCAACAGCACAGCTTGTCATCGCGGGAGACGGCGAAGAAAAAGAAACTTTGCGCGCGCTTGCGGAAGAGCTTGGTCTCAAACTCAAGGTGAAATTTCTGGGAAAGATATCCGAGAGAGAGAAACTCGCTTGGTTTCAAAAAGCATGGGTATTCGTGAATCCATCCATGATGGAGGGGTGGGGAATCACCACCATTGAGGCAAATGCCTGCGGGGTGCCGGTCGTGGCATCTGACATACCGGGACTTCGCGACTCGGTACAAAACCCGCATACGGGATTTCTAGTGCCTTATGGCGATACTGAAGCGTTTGCGAGAAAAATTGTGCTTTTATGCACGGACAACACGACCCGAGAAAAAATGGGCTCGGCCGGGCTCGCCTGGGCGCAAAACTTCGGATGGAACAGCGCCACAGAAAAGTTTTTAAAGATACTCATATGA
- a CDS encoding glycosyltransferase family 2 protein, whose amino-acid sequence MNTKNQKKLEVSIGIPAYNEEANIGYLLHALLAQKEKNFTLKEIIVVSDGSTDKTAEITRSFTDIRIRLIVNKSRKGQVSAQNIIFTIAKSDVVVLLEADTIPLDINYLARLIEPIVVDNKIGLVQGNLTPLPARTSFGSVLKAQTDIYHNLSIKDRDVSQWITSGRGGRVFARHVYEKLRWPNAVPEDSYALLWCRSRGIPTVFQKSAVCNFCCPETFSDLLKTRAKIMSGKKSLEKYFDRDTIEKIYNRPRHLRMRMFAEFILKYPFYAIYYLWLLVALKFFQNSKPFSDFSEMTISTKNLNIISGVSKFNPLHEPYMPSKKIYG is encoded by the coding sequence ATGAATACGAAGAATCAAAAAAAACTTGAAGTCTCAATAGGAATTCCCGCGTATAACGAGGAAGCAAATATTGGCTACCTTTTGCACGCACTCTTGGCACAAAAAGAAAAAAATTTCACGTTAAAAGAGATTATTGTTGTTTCCGACGGGAGTACCGACAAAACAGCAGAAATTACCCGCTCTTTCACTGACATTCGCATACGTCTCATTGTTAATAAATCGAGAAAGGGTCAAGTAAGTGCACAAAATATAATCTTCACGATTGCAAAATCCGATGTCGTTGTCCTCCTTGAGGCGGATACTATTCCGTTGGATATTAACTATCTTGCACGACTCATTGAACCAATCGTTGTTGATAACAAAATAGGGCTTGTGCAAGGTAATTTGACTCCACTCCCTGCTCGCACATCGTTTGGCTCTGTATTAAAAGCACAGACTGATATTTACCACAATTTATCAATAAAAGATCGTGATGTTTCCCAATGGATAACATCAGGGCGAGGCGGGCGGGTATTTGCACGACACGTATATGAAAAATTACGTTGGCCAAATGCAGTACCAGAAGATTCGTATGCTCTTCTTTGGTGTCGTTCACGTGGTATTCCCACTGTTTTTCAAAAATCAGCCGTGTGTAATTTCTGCTGTCCCGAGACATTTTCAGATTTGTTGAAAACGCGAGCAAAGATCATGAGTGGGAAGAAATCTCTCGAAAAATATTTCGACAGGGATACTATAGAAAAAATCTACAACCGACCACGACATTTGCGTATGCGTATGTTTGCAGAGTTTATACTAAAATACCCTTTCTACGCTATTTACTATCTATGGTTACTAGTCGCGCTTAAATTTTTTCAAAACAGTAAACCATTCAGTGATTTTTCGGAGATGACTATTTCAACAAAAAATCTTAATATTATAAGCGGTGTTTCAAAATTCAACCCGCTCCATGAACCCTATATGCCATCAAAAAAAATATATGGATGA
- a CDS encoding glycosyltransferase yields the protein MDDKNNKLKVSIGIPAYNEAGNIAVLLASILKQDSPNFTLQEIIIVSDGSTDETVAKVRTVNDPRIKIWEYKERIGKSQHLNTIFRKAKGDIIVLFDADVVLTHKNVIAKLITPLLNNTKVGLVGGNPQPTTAKTFIEKGVNATFRAYSPLRTILKNGNNAFGCDGRILALSKVFADAVTVPGDMIANDAFLYFSCITKGFLFRHVSGAQVWFTSPKNIKDQVKQNKRFIASHYRLERIFGPVVPAEYHVPTFLAYKLQLREFVRAPFSSLAVFLINLYCKARAKRDEKKMNAKWLMAHSTKEEIAAYF from the coding sequence ATGGATGATAAAAATAACAAATTAAAAGTTTCCATCGGTATCCCGGCTTACAATGAGGCTGGGAACATTGCCGTTCTTCTTGCATCAATACTGAAGCAAGATTCTCCAAATTTCACCCTGCAGGAAATAATTATAGTTTCCGATGGGAGCACGGACGAAACTGTTGCAAAGGTGAGGACAGTCAATGACCCGAGAATTAAGATTTGGGAATACAAAGAGCGTATAGGGAAGTCGCAACACCTAAACACCATTTTCCGAAAGGCAAAAGGGGATATTATTGTCTTATTTGATGCAGACGTAGTCTTGACGCACAAGAACGTCATCGCAAAGCTTATCACTCCTTTACTCAATAATACCAAAGTTGGCCTTGTTGGCGGCAACCCGCAACCAACAACCGCAAAAACGTTTATTGAAAAAGGGGTGAATGCCACATTTCGAGCGTACAGCCCTCTTCGCACAATTTTAAAAAATGGTAATAATGCATTTGGTTGTGACGGAAGAATTTTGGCACTTTCAAAAGTTTTTGCGGATGCCGTGACTGTTCCCGGGGATATGATCGCGAACGATGCTTTTCTTTACTTTTCGTGTATCACAAAGGGGTTTTTGTTCCGCCATGTGTCTGGAGCGCAAGTTTGGTTTACTTCTCCAAAAAATATCAAAGATCAGGTCAAGCAAAACAAACGTTTTATCGCAAGCCACTATCGTCTTGAACGAATATTCGGTCCCGTAGTCCCGGCTGAATACCATGTGCCAACATTTCTTGCGTACAAACTTCAATTGAGAGAATTTGTTAGAGCGCCGTTCTCAAGTCTGGCAGTTTTTCTCATTAATCTTTACTGTAAAGCACGCGCAAAAAGGGATGAGAAAAAGATGAATGCAAAATGGCTTATGGCGCATAGCACCAAAGAAGAGATTGCGGCTTATTTTTAA
- a CDS encoding polysaccharide pyruvyl transferase family protein, with protein sequence MNILIPNATGPNNIGDQAALRALISLLRAKHKEAAIIIHSSNPELYRKKIADKVLPHLYFWSVFQNLNPFVRMFRLIQLILQYILIRFNVRSGLAEQTLVDILKDYRRADLIVFVGGGYFRSNKGVTQSLNLLMILSLFLFAKLFSVRKIVAPMGFGPFAYHWQERLVVNVLRGFDIISARENISFDLLRKHQIDNVILSIDHALLLRGAIHKKESSDFILGFTLRKWLDKKKWEQFEDQFLNAMEYFSKDKNILFQPIVQVRGIKYGEFDISITQRMSALLGKRGFRALPIKEVENVDEALLAYANMDLLLGMRMHSNILAALSGTPFVAISYEHKTEGIAELLGMKEYSIPCNKISAGSLFELLERAYQSRDELSKKLTARIDQIRKEETKRWHEIL encoded by the coding sequence ATGAACATATTAATTCCCAACGCAACAGGACCAAACAATATCGGAGATCAAGCTGCTTTACGCGCATTGATCTCCTTACTGCGCGCGAAACACAAAGAGGCGGCTATTATAATTCATAGTTCCAATCCCGAATTATATCGCAAAAAAATCGCTGACAAAGTGCTGCCCCATCTGTATTTTTGGTCCGTTTTTCAAAATTTAAATCCTTTCGTGAGGATGTTTCGTCTTATTCAGCTTATTCTTCAATACATTCTTATTCGTTTCAATGTTCGGTCTGGTTTGGCAGAGCAAACACTCGTAGACATACTCAAGGATTATCGCAGGGCTGATCTCATTGTTTTTGTTGGGGGTGGTTATTTCAGGTCAAATAAAGGGGTAACGCAGTCGCTTAATCTTTTGATGATTCTTTCATTATTCTTATTTGCCAAGCTTTTTTCGGTAAGAAAAATCGTAGCACCGATGGGTTTTGGTCCTTTTGCATATCATTGGCAGGAGCGACTTGTAGTAAATGTTTTGCGAGGTTTTGACATCATTTCAGCGCGCGAAAATATTTCTTTTGATCTTCTTCGGAAGCATCAGATTGATAATGTTATTCTATCAATAGATCATGCGCTTCTCTTGAGGGGTGCCATTCACAAGAAAGAATCTTCTGATTTTATCCTTGGTTTTACCTTGCGTAAGTGGCTTGATAAAAAGAAGTGGGAGCAATTTGAAGATCAATTTCTAAATGCAATGGAATATTTCAGTAAAGATAAAAACATTCTTTTTCAGCCCATCGTCCAAGTACGGGGTATTAAATATGGGGAATTTGATATCTCTATCACGCAACGAATGTCTGCGTTATTGGGAAAAAGAGGGTTCCGCGCACTTCCAATTAAAGAGGTTGAAAATGTCGATGAGGCACTTTTAGCATACGCTAATATGGATTTATTGCTTGGTATGCGCATGCACTCCAATATACTTGCAGCTCTCTCCGGAACACCCTTTGTGGCAATTTCGTATGAACATAAAACCGAAGGCATTGCGGAATTATTGGGGATGAAGGAATATTCTATTCCTTGTAATAAAATCAGCGCGGGAAGTTTATTTGAGCTTTTAGAACGTGCGTACCAGTCACGTGATGAGTTGAGTAAAAAATTAACCGCACGGATTGATCAGATACGGAAAGAAGAGACTAAACGTTGGCACGAGATATTATAA
- a CDS encoding glycosyltransferase encodes MKKTVSIGIPAYNEEGNIGHLINALLKQKGDNFTLKEIIIISDASNDKTAETVKSISDERIIFSENKERIGQALSQNLILEQFTGDILIFLNADVLPVDEYFIQEMTQPFYKDPRIGIVSSREIPLDPQIFFERIIHYGFMLKTRIFEQKNHAQNMYLCRGSNRAFSSEFVKQMKWPSAVGEDVYSYFQCLEKGYTFSYITMTGVRLKLPDNFKDHLQQSARYVVSEKAMLDYFQKDSIKQEYKIPVNMLLKTVIPSIFKHPIFFSYYFLIFIATRIYPKKNRFGNSKWEISKSSKILIKKESFDINIDGEVRQKMKIAILDMDNLRNPHWKGGQARVTWQIGRRLAQKGHEVVVFCSKYRTYKDYTEDGIIYKHVGLVSKNPQLTNFVFLLILPFIVRKIKADIILENFTAPIATCFSPLFTKIPVIFTTPFLNPGSMEKRYKLPFSKIMNFGLKFYKYGIPLTVEQENIIKKINPQIKTKVIGNAVESSYFTYPTEEKNYILFFGRLDIKPKGLDILLKAFSLVCGQIPESLYIMGSGTETNLASLKQMINSYDINSRVKLLGHLEGTEKERYIAESKFIAAPSQFEGQSLSMIESMALGKAVVCFDISGSKWAGDNCFRVKKITCEAFAEEMVRASKNNTERQEIGKNARVFVKNYNWDESAKSYENFMKEVIKEPVRLG; translated from the coding sequence ATGAAAAAAACTGTATCAATCGGCATTCCGGCATATAACGAAGAAGGAAATATCGGGCATCTTATTAACGCACTCCTGAAGCAGAAAGGGGATAATTTCACACTGAAAGAGATCATTATCATCTCGGACGCAAGCAACGACAAGACTGCGGAGACAGTGAAAAGCATATCCGATGAACGCATCATATTTAGTGAGAACAAGGAGCGTATCGGGCAAGCTTTGAGCCAAAACCTAATCCTCGAGCAATTTACAGGGGATATACTCATTTTTTTAAATGCGGATGTTTTGCCCGTAGATGAATATTTTATTCAAGAAATGACCCAACCATTTTACAAAGATCCTCGGATCGGAATCGTATCTTCGCGAGAAATTCCCCTTGATCCGCAAATTTTTTTTGAAAGGATCATCCACTATGGTTTCATGCTTAAGACGCGTATTTTCGAACAGAAAAACCATGCTCAAAACATGTACCTTTGCCGTGGTTCAAATCGGGCATTTTCAAGTGAATTTGTAAAACAAATGAAATGGCCCAGTGCTGTCGGAGAAGACGTCTATTCTTATTTTCAGTGTCTAGAAAAAGGATATACTTTTTCCTACATTACCATGACCGGAGTTCGCCTGAAACTTCCGGATAATTTTAAGGATCATTTGCAACAAAGCGCTCGTTATGTTGTATCGGAGAAAGCGATGCTCGATTATTTCCAAAAAGATTCCATAAAACAAGAATACAAGATACCGGTAAACATGCTGTTAAAAACCGTCATACCGTCGATTTTTAAACATCCGATATTTTTTTCCTACTATTTCCTGATATTTATAGCTACGCGAATCTACCCCAAGAAGAACAGATTCGGCAATAGTAAATGGGAGATTTCAAAATCTTCTAAAATTCTTATTAAAAAAGAATCTTTTGATATTAATATAGATGGAGAAGTTAGGCAAAAAATGAAAATTGCAATTCTCGATATGGATAATCTCAGAAATCCACATTGGAAAGGTGGCCAAGCAAGAGTTACATGGCAAATTGGAAGGCGCTTGGCCCAAAAAGGGCACGAAGTAGTAGTTTTTTGCTCCAAATATCGTACGTACAAGGATTACACCGAGGATGGAATCATTTACAAACATGTTGGTCTAGTTAGCAAAAATCCTCAGTTAACTAATTTCGTGTTTCTTTTAATACTTCCTTTTATCGTGAGAAAAATAAAAGCAGATATTATCTTAGAAAATTTTACGGCTCCAATTGCAACATGTTTCTCACCACTGTTTACAAAAATTCCAGTTATATTTACTACGCCATTTCTTAATCCAGGGTCAATGGAAAAAAGATACAAATTGCCCTTCAGTAAGATAATGAACTTCGGTCTTAAATTTTACAAATATGGCATACCACTTACCGTTGAGCAAGAAAATATCATCAAAAAAATTAATCCTCAGATCAAAACAAAGGTAATAGGAAACGCTGTTGAAAGTAGTTATTTTACCTACCCAACAGAAGAAAAAAATTACATTCTCTTTTTTGGTAGACTGGATATAAAGCCAAAAGGTTTAGATATTCTCCTGAAGGCATTTAGTCTGGTGTGCGGACAAATTCCAGAAAGCCTTTATATCATGGGGTCAGGCACGGAAACTAATCTTGCCTCTCTTAAGCAGATGATTAATAGCTATGATATTAATAGCCGAGTAAAATTACTAGGACACCTCGAAGGTACGGAAAAAGAACGGTATATTGCCGAATCTAAGTTTATAGCTGCACCCTCGCAGTTTGAGGGGCAATCGTTAAGTATGATAGAGTCAATGGCTCTCGGCAAAGCTGTAGTTTGTTTTGATATTTCAGGGTCTAAGTGGGCAGGAGATAATTGCTTTAGAGTAAAAAAAATAACTTGCGAGGCATTTGCGGAGGAAATGGTACGGGCTTCAAAAAACAATACCGAGAGGCAGGAGATAGGAAAAAATGCGAGGGTGTTTGTTAAAAATTATAACTGGGATGAGAGCGCTAAATCATATGAAAATTTCATGAAAGAGGTGATAAAAGAACCAGTAAGGTTAGGATGA
- a CDS encoding glycosyltransferase codes for MTICYFGAYDKTYSKDKINLDGLKKVGVNIVECNIKKPPVKFTSKIYFAFFTILHPFTLPFRNIYGLVKGIYLFIVTPYDVILVGHPGHFDVPAAYLLAKIIRKPLIFDTVLSLYDVFVNEKKLIKKDSTKGKLLFAAEKIIYSLCDVILVISRQEKVFFEKLFTLPSSKIDISYLGADDGIYYVRPESKFDTQGKFIIAFYGFHAPLHGVPYIMRSAKICEKDPSIQYLFIGAAGQTYESDILLSQELGLQNVSFLKLSETTGAIDVLSKADIVLGVFENMATGLRAIPNKIFQGLAMEKPVITAKSDGILELFTHGKNIYLCNTADPQSLANAILELKSNKQLRNTIAENGYKLYREQFTCEAVARNIVKICKRVIQQKYEK; via the coding sequence ATGACAATTTGTTATTTTGGAGCATACGACAAAACATATTCAAAAGATAAAATTAACTTAGACGGCCTTAAAAAGGTAGGGGTTAATATTGTTGAGTGCAATATAAAAAAACCACCAGTTAAATTTACATCAAAAATTTATTTTGCCTTTTTCACCATTCTCCATCCATTTACATTACCTTTTCGGAACATTTACGGGCTCGTGAAGGGAATTTATCTTTTTATTGTTACCCCCTATGACGTTATTTTGGTTGGACATCCGGGTCATTTTGATGTACCTGCTGCCTATCTATTGGCAAAAATAATTCGAAAGCCCTTGATATTTGATACAGTCCTCTCACTTTATGATGTTTTTGTGAACGAGAAAAAACTAATAAAGAAAGATTCCACTAAGGGAAAACTTTTATTTGCTGCAGAAAAAATAATATATTCTCTTTGTGATGTGATACTTGTAATAAGTAGGCAAGAAAAAGTATTCTTTGAAAAGCTGTTTACATTGCCATCTTCAAAAATAGATATTTCATATTTGGGTGCCGATGATGGCATATATTATGTGCGCCCAGAATCAAAGTTTGATACTCAAGGGAAGTTTATTATTGCATTTTACGGTTTTCACGCTCCTTTGCACGGCGTTCCATATATTATGAGGAGCGCGAAAATATGCGAGAAAGATCCTTCAATTCAATACCTTTTTATTGGTGCCGCAGGACAAACCTATGAGTCTGACATTCTCCTCTCCCAGGAACTTGGTTTGCAAAATGTCTCATTCTTGAAACTCAGCGAAACAACAGGGGCAATTGATGTGTTGAGTAAGGCTGATATAGTATTGGGTGTTTTTGAAAATATGGCAACCGGGTTAAGGGCAATCCCTAATAAAATTTTTCAGGGATTGGCGATGGAAAAACCTGTCATAACGGCCAAAAGCGATGGCATTTTAGAGCTATTCACTCACGGAAAAAATATTTACCTTTGTAATACAGCTGACCCTCAATCACTAGCAAACGCAATTCTTGAGCTTAAAAGTAATAAGCAATTAAGGAACACTATTGCAGAAAATGGGTACAAGTTGTACCGTGAGCAATTCACTTGCGAAGCCGTAGCAAGAAATATTGTGAAAATTTGCAAGAGAGTCATTCAACAAAAATATGAAAAATAA
- a CDS encoding glycosyltransferase family 39 protein, translated as MNLSITITKERLLALKNWFSARDPERWILWSAVVLAIGATVYSYLHGYIIAYGDAESHLNIAKRVVDSLTPGFAQLGGIWLPLPHILMIPFMYSDLLWRSGLAGSIISGAAFVVSSLFLYKLVWRVTARRGAALVGAIVFMTNPNVLYFQSTPMTELTLIAFFVLSTYYFVKFLQEDRIISLILAAAFGFAATLSRYDGWALVLMEAGIIVLLYFPYRFNGDAWKSFWKMDSIKHFVVSRAESTKESLRDLIGKLEGKLVLYSTLAFFGILLWFVWDWLILGDPLYFTHSTFSAASQQQGWLARGELPAYKNVWVSFLYYFVTSMSNIGIVAFLVTLVGLAYFIFDTSVKHRIYILLVLLVPFFFNATTLFLGQSVIFIPHLTPTSFEWTLFNARYGIMMVPFAAMCVGYLFYRSRGAGKALIGGLLIFQIALYGIGYSEVISLADGTRGLSSGITKMHDAQFWFAENYDDGLVLEDDFARSVSLIRTGVPMEKFIYVGNRPYWEESLVEPQKYATWIIMQENDTLWKNFFERPELEARLYKYFNKAYTSPEILIFKRIKDVPSI; from the coding sequence ATGAATCTTAGCATTACCATAACAAAAGAGCGGCTTCTCGCACTCAAGAACTGGTTCTCTGCCCGCGATCCGGAGCGATGGATCCTTTGGAGCGCGGTAGTACTTGCGATCGGGGCAACGGTCTACTCGTACCTTCACGGCTACATCATCGCGTACGGAGACGCGGAGTCGCATTTGAATATCGCCAAACGCGTGGTCGACAGCCTCACCCCGGGCTTCGCCCAATTGGGCGGTATTTGGCTGCCATTGCCGCACATCCTCATGATACCGTTCATGTACTCCGATTTATTATGGCGGAGCGGGCTCGCGGGTTCCATTATTTCCGGCGCGGCTTTTGTGGTTTCGTCACTTTTTCTCTACAAACTCGTGTGGCGCGTTACGGCAAGAAGAGGGGCGGCGCTTGTTGGGGCTATTGTCTTCATGACCAATCCAAACGTGCTGTATTTTCAGTCTACGCCGATGACGGAATTGACGCTCATCGCGTTCTTTGTGCTTTCAACCTACTATTTCGTTAAGTTTTTACAGGAAGACCGGATCATATCGCTTATCCTTGCCGCGGCATTCGGATTTGCCGCCACGCTCTCACGCTACGACGGCTGGGCGCTCGTGCTGATGGAGGCCGGCATTATTGTTCTTTTGTATTTTCCGTACCGATTTAATGGGGACGCGTGGAAAAGCTTTTGGAAAATGGACAGCATAAAACATTTTGTGGTAAGTCGTGCTGAAAGCACAAAAGAATCACTCCGCGATTTGATAGGCAAACTTGAGGGAAAGCTGGTCTTGTATTCCACGCTCGCATTCTTTGGTATTCTCTTGTGGTTTGTGTGGGACTGGCTCATTTTGGGTGACCCGCTGTATTTTACCCATAGCACATTTTCTGCCGCCTCCCAACAGCAGGGCTGGCTCGCGCGCGGCGAACTCCCGGCGTATAAAAATGTTTGGGTTTCATTCTTGTATTACTTTGTCACCAGTATGAGTAATATCGGGATCGTAGCGTTTTTGGTCACGCTTGTCGGCTTGGCATACTTTATCTTTGATACAAGCGTTAAACACCGCATATATATTCTTCTGGTACTATTGGTTCCATTTTTCTTTAATGCCACGACGCTTTTTCTTGGGCAGTCGGTTATTTTTATTCCTCACTTAACCCCGACTTCTTTTGAGTGGACGCTCTTTAACGCGCGCTATGGCATCATGATGGTTCCTTTTGCGGCGATGTGTGTGGGGTATCTATTTTATCGAAGCAGAGGGGCAGGGAAGGCGCTCATCGGAGGACTTCTCATTTTTCAAATAGCGCTCTATGGCATCGGGTACTCCGAGGTGATCTCTTTAGCGGACGGCACGAGGGGTCTTTCTTCGGGCATCACCAAGATGCACGATGCCCAATTTTGGTTTGCCGAAAATTATGATGATGGACTGGTGCTGGAAGACGACTTTGCGCGCAGTGTCAGTCTCATCAGAACCGGCGTTCCCATGGAAAAATTCATCTATGTCGGCAACAGGCCGTATTGGGAAGAATCCCTGGTTGAACCGCAAAAGTACGCGACGTGGATCATCATGCAGGAAAATGACACGTTGTGGAAGAATTTCTTTGAAAGACCTGAATTGGAAGCGAGACTTTATAAATATTTCAATAAAGCGTATACTTCACCTGAAATCCTTATCTTTAAACGAATCAAAGATGTCCCATCTATTTAA
- the rplU gene encoding 50S ribosomal protein L21 encodes MKFAVIETGGKQYKVSEGDALTIEKLPGEHKEGDTIIFDKVLLVDDGKTTKVGTPYLEGVTVEAVFTEEGKGKKVVVIRYKSKSRYFKKKGHRQPYNTVTISSVAK; translated from the coding sequence ATGAAATTCGCAGTTATAGAAACAGGTGGCAAGCAGTACAAAGTCTCTGAAGGAGACGCTCTTACCATTGAAAAGCTCCCCGGCGAGCACAAGGAAGGGGACACAATCATCTTTGATAAGGTGCTTCTTGTAGATGACGGCAAAACCACGAAAGTGGGGACCCCGTATCTTGAAGGTGTTACCGTGGAAGCGGTATTTACTGAAGAGGGGAAGGGAAAGAAGGTGGTCGTCATCCGATATAAGTCAAAAAGTCGTTATTTCAAGAAAAAAGGTCATCGTCAGCCATACAATACGGTGACCATCTCATCGGTGGCAAAGTAA